One window of the Anguilla rostrata isolate EN2019 chromosome 13, ASM1855537v3, whole genome shotgun sequence genome contains the following:
- the LOC135237141 gene encoding sodium-coupled neutral amino acid transporter 3-like isoform X2 — MELQKLANGNHHDLSPEKINLDDGFDGVESVATESEEFLPHSHDGKKQPQFTDFEGKTSFGMSVFNLSNAIMGSGILGLAYAMSNTGIILFLFLLTCIAILSAYSIHLLLKSAGVVGIRAYEQLGNRAFGPPGKALAAVIITIHNIGAMSSYLFIVKYELPLVIQAFLGKQSNTGEWFLEGNYLIIIVSIVVILPLALMKQLGYLGYTSGFSLTCMVFFLISVIYKKFNIPCPFDKINVSLSLTEEDTCQSELFTINQQTAYTIPILAFAFVCHPEVLPIYTELRNPTKKRMQTVANISILAMFVMYLLTAIFGYLTFYVNVEAELLHTYSKVDPLDTLVLCVRLAVLVAVTLTVPVVLFPIRRAVLQLLFPDKPFHWARHIGIAISLLFIVNLLVIFVPNIRDIFGLIGATSAPSLIFILPGIFYIRIVPSDVEPLKSRSKIQAACFAGLGFVFMVMSLSFIVVDWVSGESRSGGGH, encoded by the exons ATGGAGTTACAGAAACTGGCCAATGGGAACCACCATGACCTGAGTCCAGAGAAGATTAATCTGGATGATGG GTTTGACGGCGTTGAAAGTGTTGCAACAGAAAGCGAGGAGTTTCTACCTCACAGCCATGATGGGAAGAAACAGCCACAATTCACTGAT TTCGAGGGAAAGACCTCTTTTGGGATGTCTGTCTTCAACCTCAGCAATGCCATCATGGGGAgtggaattctgggattggCATATGCCATGTCCAACACTGGCATCATCCTCTTCCT ATTCCTCTTGACATGCATTGCCATTCTGTCCGCATACTCCATTCACCTCCTGCTGAAGAGCGCAGGCGTTGTGG gCATCCGCGCGTATGAGCAGCTGGGAAACCGGGCTTTCGGGCCCCCGGGCAAAGCTCTGGCAGCCGTAATCATCACCATACACAACATCGGCG CCATGTCCAGCTATCTCTTCATTGTGAAATATGAGCTGCCTCTTGTCATCCAGGCCTTCCTCGGGAAACAGAGCAACACTGG AGAGTGGTTCTTAGAAGGGAATTACCTGATCATCATCGTCAGCATCGTCGTCATCCTCCCCCTTGCACTAATGAAACAGCTCG GTTACCTGGGGTACACCAGTGGCTTCTCCCTCACCTGCATGGTGTTCTTCCTCATCTCG GTGATCTACAAGAAGTTCAACATTCCATGTCCATTCGACAAAATTAATGTCTCTCTCAGCCTTACGGAAGAAGACACCTGTCAGAGTGAACTTTTCACCATTAACCAACAG ACGGCATACACCATCCCCATCCTGGCCTTTGCGTTTGTTTGCCACCCAGAGGTGCTGCCCATCTACACGGAACTGCGCAA cccAACCAAGAAGCGCATGCAGACGGTGGCCAACATCTCCATACTCGCCATGTTTGTCATGTACCTGCTCACTGCTATCTTTGGCTACCTCACCTTCTATG TGAACGTGGAGGCGGAGCTCTTGCACACCTACAGCAAGGTGGACCCCCTGGACACGCTGGTGCTCTGTGTGCGTCTTGCCGTGTTGGTGGCTGTCACCCTCACCGTGCCCGTTGTTCTGTTCCCG ATCCGGAGGGCGGTTCTGCAGCTGCTGTTCCCAGATAAGCCATTCCACTGGGCTCGGCACATTGGCATCGCCATCTCGCTGCTCTTCATCGTCAACCTGCTCGTCATCTTTGTGCCCAACATACGCGACATCTTCGGCCTCATCG GAGCCACTTCCGCTCCCAGCCTGATCTTCATCCTGCCCGGAATATTCTACATTCGCATCGTCCCCAGCGATGTGGAACCCTTGAAATCCCGGTCAAAGATCCAG GCTGCCTGTTTTGCCGGCCTGGGTTTTGTGTTCATGGTGATGAGCTTGTCTTTCATCGTGGTGGACTGGGTTTCTGGAGAGAGCCGGAGCGGGGGTGGGCACTGA
- the LOC135237141 gene encoding sodium-coupled neutral amino acid transporter 3-like isoform X1, with product MELQKLANGNHHDLSPEKINLDDGFDGVESVATESEEFLPHSHDGKKQPQFTDFEGKTSFGMSVFNLSNAIMGSGILGLAYAMSNTGIILFLFLLTCIAILSAYSIHLLLKSAGVVGIRAYEQLGNRAFGPPGKALAAVIITIHNIGAMSSYLFIVKYELPLVIQAFLGKQSNTGEWFLEGNYLIIIVSIVVILPLALMKQLGYLGYTSGFSLTCMVFFLISVIYKKFNIPCPFDKINVSLSLTEEDTCQSELFTINQQTAYTIPILAFAFVCHPEVLPIYTELRNPTKKRMQTVANISILAMFVMYLLTAIFGYLTFYVNVEAELLHTYSKVDPLDTLVLCVRLAVLVAVTLTVPVVLFPIRRAVLQLLFPDKPFHWARHIGIAISLLFIVNLLVIFVPNIRDIFGLIGATSAPSLIFILPGIFYIRIVPSDVEPLKSRSKIQASHCWR from the exons ATGGAGTTACAGAAACTGGCCAATGGGAACCACCATGACCTGAGTCCAGAGAAGATTAATCTGGATGATGG GTTTGACGGCGTTGAAAGTGTTGCAACAGAAAGCGAGGAGTTTCTACCTCACAGCCATGATGGGAAGAAACAGCCACAATTCACTGAT TTCGAGGGAAAGACCTCTTTTGGGATGTCTGTCTTCAACCTCAGCAATGCCATCATGGGGAgtggaattctgggattggCATATGCCATGTCCAACACTGGCATCATCCTCTTCCT ATTCCTCTTGACATGCATTGCCATTCTGTCCGCATACTCCATTCACCTCCTGCTGAAGAGCGCAGGCGTTGTGG gCATCCGCGCGTATGAGCAGCTGGGAAACCGGGCTTTCGGGCCCCCGGGCAAAGCTCTGGCAGCCGTAATCATCACCATACACAACATCGGCG CCATGTCCAGCTATCTCTTCATTGTGAAATATGAGCTGCCTCTTGTCATCCAGGCCTTCCTCGGGAAACAGAGCAACACTGG AGAGTGGTTCTTAGAAGGGAATTACCTGATCATCATCGTCAGCATCGTCGTCATCCTCCCCCTTGCACTAATGAAACAGCTCG GTTACCTGGGGTACACCAGTGGCTTCTCCCTCACCTGCATGGTGTTCTTCCTCATCTCG GTGATCTACAAGAAGTTCAACATTCCATGTCCATTCGACAAAATTAATGTCTCTCTCAGCCTTACGGAAGAAGACACCTGTCAGAGTGAACTTTTCACCATTAACCAACAG ACGGCATACACCATCCCCATCCTGGCCTTTGCGTTTGTTTGCCACCCAGAGGTGCTGCCCATCTACACGGAACTGCGCAA cccAACCAAGAAGCGCATGCAGACGGTGGCCAACATCTCCATACTCGCCATGTTTGTCATGTACCTGCTCACTGCTATCTTTGGCTACCTCACCTTCTATG TGAACGTGGAGGCGGAGCTCTTGCACACCTACAGCAAGGTGGACCCCCTGGACACGCTGGTGCTCTGTGTGCGTCTTGCCGTGTTGGTGGCTGTCACCCTCACCGTGCCCGTTGTTCTGTTCCCG ATCCGGAGGGCGGTTCTGCAGCTGCTGTTCCCAGATAAGCCATTCCACTGGGCTCGGCACATTGGCATCGCCATCTCGCTGCTCTTCATCGTCAACCTGCTCGTCATCTTTGTGCCCAACATACGCGACATCTTCGGCCTCATCG GAGCCACTTCCGCTCCCAGCCTGATCTTCATCCTGCCCGGAATATTCTACATTCGCATCGTCCCCAGCGATGTGGAACCCTTGAAATCCCGGTCAAAGATCCAGGCAAGTCACTGTTGGAGATGA